The following are from one region of the Hymenobacter sp. YIM 151858-1 genome:
- a CDS encoding ankyrin repeat domain-containing protein: MSFSSAQPEDLLIDAARRGDVALIRELLATGLDVNLQNGKGFTPLIVASYDGHLEATQALLEAGANPNVQDVSGNTALMGVSFKGYPEIARLLIAHGADLNQQNGNGGTALMFATLFGRHNIVPVLLEAGADTSIRDVRGLSARDLAVQQGNEQALQLLKE; encoded by the coding sequence ATGTCCTTTTCCTCTGCCCAACCCGAAGACCTCCTGATCGACGCAGCCCGCCGGGGCGACGTAGCCCTGATTCGGGAGCTGCTGGCCACCGGGCTCGATGTCAACCTGCAAAACGGCAAGGGCTTTACCCCGCTGATCGTGGCCTCGTACGATGGCCACCTCGAGGCCACGCAAGCCTTGCTTGAGGCCGGCGCCAACCCCAACGTGCAGGACGTAAGCGGCAATACCGCCCTCATGGGCGTTTCCTTTAAAGGCTACCCCGAAATTGCCCGTCTGCTGATTGCCCACGGCGCCGACCTGAACCAGCAAAACGGCAACGGCGGCACGGCCCTCATGTTTGCCACCTTGTTCGGGCGGCACAACATCGTGCCCGTGCTGCTCGAGGCCGGCGCCGATACCAGCATCCGCGACGTACGTGGCCTCTCGGCCCGCGACCTGGCCGTGCAGCAAGGCAACGAGCAAGCCCTGCAGCTGCTGAAGGAGTAA
- a CDS encoding SDR family oxidoreductase, whose translation MTVKLKPLDQQTIVITGASSGIGRVTALQAAAKGANVVLAARSEDELRKVEQEITSQGGQALVVVTDVASRADIRRLADRAIDHFGGFDTWVNDAGISIWGRLDEVSDYDHRRLFETNFWGVSNGSLEAIKHLRRHGGALINVGSVASDVAIPLQGMYCASKHAIKGFTDALRLELEEVGAPVSVTLIKPAAINTPFPQHARNYMEKEPKLPPPVYEPEEVAAAILHAATHPERDIYVGGGGKLMSTLNKHLPRAMDRLSETLMVEQQQRNERPRKPQGSLHQASHGGPVRGDHPGYVMKTSLYTRAALHPWAAGALMALASAAAVALLGGKRNKRAATTAAPDAGITPDYTSRPPVPVAQSPGLGAVGTTNQAGAGI comes from the coding sequence ATGACCGTTAAGCTCAAACCGCTCGATCAGCAAACCATTGTAATTACCGGCGCCAGCTCGGGCATTGGCCGCGTTACGGCTTTGCAGGCCGCTGCCAAGGGCGCCAACGTAGTGCTGGCCGCCCGCAGCGAAGACGAGCTGCGCAAAGTGGAGCAGGAAATTACCAGCCAGGGCGGCCAGGCCCTGGTGGTGGTAACCGATGTAGCCAGCCGCGCCGATATCCGCCGCCTCGCCGACCGCGCCATCGACCATTTCGGCGGCTTCGATACGTGGGTAAACGACGCGGGCATCTCCATTTGGGGCCGCCTCGACGAGGTAAGCGACTACGACCACCGCCGCCTTTTCGAAACCAATTTCTGGGGCGTCAGCAACGGTTCGCTCGAGGCCATTAAGCACCTGCGGCGGCACGGCGGCGCGCTCATCAACGTGGGCAGCGTGGCGTCGGATGTGGCCATTCCGCTGCAGGGCATGTACTGCGCCAGCAAGCACGCCATCAAGGGGTTTACCGACGCCTTGCGCCTGGAGCTGGAAGAAGTGGGCGCCCCCGTTTCGGTTACCCTGATTAAGCCCGCGGCCATCAACACGCCGTTTCCGCAGCACGCCCGCAACTACATGGAGAAGGAGCCCAAGCTGCCCCCGCCCGTGTACGAGCCCGAGGAGGTAGCCGCCGCCATTTTGCACGCCGCCACGCACCCCGAGCGCGACATTTACGTGGGCGGCGGCGGCAAGCTGATGAGCACCCTCAACAAGCACCTGCCCCGCGCCATGGACCGCCTCAGCGAAACCCTGATGGTGGAGCAGCAGCAGCGCAACGAGCGGCCGCGCAAGCCGCAGGGCTCGTTGCACCAGGCCAGCCACGGCGGCCCCGTGCGCGGCGACCACCCCGGCTACGTCATGAAAACCAGCCTGTATACCCGCGCCGCCCTGCACCCCTGGGCCGCGGGCGCCCTGATGGCCCTGGCCAGTGCCGCCGCGGTGGCGCTGCTGGGCGGCAAGCGCAATAAGCGCGCTGCTACCACGGCTGCACCCGATGCCGGCATAACGCCCGACTACACCAGCCGCCCGCCCGTGCCGGTGGCGCAAAGCCCGGGGCTGGGTGCCGTGGGCACCACCAACCAGGCCGGCGCCGGCATCTGA